One region of Metallosphaera sedula DSM 5348 genomic DNA includes:
- a CDS encoding sterol desaturase family protein, whose product MIMENILEYAGVFLATFVGMEFVARGMHKYVMHGFMWSVHQDHHRERQAEIEKNDLFGLLFAGVAILLIFQGILHGNLLALSAGLGLTGYGVAYFFVHDMIIHDRHLHLRSWGTRHSPFRELILVHEVHHAEGEGNWGFLFVIRGLDKIPPEIQVKK is encoded by the coding sequence ATGATTATGGAAAATATTCTAGAGTATGCGGGCGTTTTCCTCGCCACGTTTGTGGGAATGGAGTTCGTGGCCAGGGGAATGCACAAATACGTGATGCACGGGTTTATGTGGTCGGTCCACCAGGATCATCACAGGGAGAGGCAGGCAGAGATAGAGAAGAACGATCTGTTCGGGCTCTTGTTTGCAGGAGTTGCGATTCTCCTGATCTTCCAGGGTATTCTTCACGGGAACCTTCTAGCACTAAGTGCAGGATTAGGTTTAACAGGTTATGGGGTGGCCTACTTCTTCGTGCATGACATGATCATTCATGATAGGCATCTTCACCTCAGGAGTTGGGGAACGAGGCACAGTCCCTTCAGGGAATTAATCCTGGTTCACGAGGTTCACCACGCCGAGGGCGAGGGGAATTGGGGCTTCCTGTTCGTGATAAGGGGTCTTGATAAGATACCTCCAGAGATTCAGGTGAAGAAGTGA
- a CDS encoding phytoene/squalene synthase family protein: protein MNKQLDEIFKRGSTTYYNSTLFFPPKIREDVTKLYAFVRVFDDLVDSVPQRREEFYALRKFYERERDGYNTGNAVLENFVELMRRKDFDEEWVEAFLNAMETDLHKRVYYTLGETLVYMYGSAEVIGLFMMKILDLPKEAEPYAKMLGRSMQYLNFIRDVKEDEYLGRQYLPVEDMERFGVEGLQCTDGFKEFMRFQVERYLDFEREAERGYRFIPNRYLIPIKTASEMYKWTGLTIRASPCIVLSRKVKPRKRKIVLSVMKNSVGVYLWRSLSSLVGLPTLR from the coding sequence TTGAACAAACAACTTGATGAGATTTTCAAGCGGGGCAGCACCACTTATTACAACAGTACCCTGTTCTTTCCACCCAAGATCAGGGAAGACGTGACGAAGCTTTACGCCTTTGTGAGGGTCTTTGACGACCTAGTGGACAGCGTTCCACAGAGGAGGGAGGAGTTCTACGCGTTGAGGAAGTTTTATGAAAGGGAGAGGGATGGGTATAACACGGGGAATGCGGTTCTCGAGAACTTTGTGGAGCTCATGAGGAGGAAGGACTTCGACGAGGAGTGGGTCGAAGCTTTCCTGAACGCCATGGAGACTGACCTTCACAAGAGGGTGTATTACACCCTAGGGGAGACGCTGGTGTATATGTACGGCTCGGCTGAGGTTATAGGCCTCTTCATGATGAAGATCTTGGATCTTCCTAAGGAGGCTGAACCCTACGCTAAAATGCTTGGGCGGAGCATGCAGTACCTGAACTTTATCAGGGATGTCAAGGAGGATGAGTATCTAGGAAGGCAGTACTTACCAGTCGAGGACATGGAGAGATTTGGCGTTGAGGGGCTCCAGTGCACCGACGGTTTCAAGGAATTCATGAGGTTTCAGGTTGAGAGATACTTGGATTTCGAGAGGGAGGCAGAGAGGGGTTATAGGTTCATACCCAACAGGTATCTGATACCGATCAAGACGGCCTCGGAAATGTATAAGTGGACAGGGCTAACCATAAGGGCCTCTCCCTGCATTGTCCTCTCTAGGAAAGTGAAGCCCAGGAAAAGGAAGATAGTTCTCTCGGTCATGAAGAACTCTGTGGGTGTGTATCTATGGAGATCCCTTTCCTCATTGGTAGGTTTGCCTACTCTGAGATAG
- a CDS encoding lycopene cyclase domain-containing protein, which translates to MEIPFLIGRFAYSEIDSMMFFPTLAISLWMGGRNYLALLKSILVVAPLYLFWDFLATYRDSWVFNPSYVLGVYVYNLPVEEVLFFVVTPFATIMIYDFLRGRPDRRVKWGSWMGVVVGVLSILSSPLFMAHSYTFVDLLYLGMGLILTWVMDKGMLESLNFWKFMGLSYVPFMVFDFFLTALPVVEYGSGSILGVRVITIPVEDFMYSFSMLTLYTLFYRHFLGIQNTVR; encoded by the coding sequence ATGGAGATCCCTTTCCTCATTGGTAGGTTTGCCTACTCTGAGATAGACTCCATGATGTTCTTCCCGACCCTGGCAATATCCCTGTGGATGGGCGGGAGGAACTACCTGGCACTTCTCAAGTCGATTCTGGTTGTAGCTCCCCTCTACCTGTTCTGGGACTTCCTTGCAACCTACAGGGATTCGTGGGTCTTCAATCCCTCGTACGTGTTGGGAGTGTACGTGTATAACTTGCCCGTAGAGGAGGTTCTATTCTTCGTAGTAACTCCGTTTGCTACGATCATGATTTATGACTTCCTTAGGGGAAGGCCGGACAGGAGGGTGAAGTGGGGCTCCTGGATGGGGGTCGTGGTGGGGGTACTCTCAATCTTGTCATCGCCACTCTTCATGGCCCATTCCTACACCTTTGTGGATTTGTTGTATCTGGGAATGGGACTAATCCTGACCTGGGTAATGGACAAGGGAATGCTCGAGTCCCTAAACTTCTGGAAATTCATGGGATTGAGTTATGTCCCCTTCATGGTTTTCGATTTCTTCTTGACCGCTCTCCCTGTGGTGGAGTATGGTTCCGGTAGCATACTTGGGGTAAGGGTAATCACTATCCCTGTGGAGGACTTCATGTACTCCTTCTCCATGTTAACCCTGTATACCCTCTTTTACAGGCACTTTCTCGGGATACAGAACACGGTGAGGTGA
- a CDS encoding GNAT family N-acetyltransferase yields MYSYNTLNELTQDVKNRISSLYAKDPLTYAYPYYDLITPEEAVRTSLIMDKDSMVLIWKGLGRNDILIYGDAVKLIPDVEVHNIQTYNLENVDLISSRFPWLKATRYIDMVCESPEPSAVVTRLRDEDLDMLVKVREISTGMISYERANRLIGKTFGVKIDGKLVSIGSFLVKLPEVWIIGGVFTLPEYRGRGYAGEIVKAMAWEARSNGAIPLLHVREDNIPAIRSYSRVGCREIRRRWWLI; encoded by the coding sequence ATGTACTCATATAATACCCTTAACGAACTTACTCAAGATGTCAAGAATAGGATAAGCAGTCTTTATGCCAAAGATCCGTTGACTTACGCCTACCCCTACTACGATCTAATTACTCCAGAGGAAGCCGTGAGGACATCCCTGATCATGGATAAGGATTCCATGGTACTTATTTGGAAAGGCCTTGGAAGAAACGATATCTTGATCTACGGAGATGCGGTAAAACTGATCCCTGACGTGGAGGTACACAATATTCAAACGTATAACCTTGAGAATGTTGATCTCATCTCAAGTAGGTTTCCATGGCTCAAGGCCACGAGATATATTGACATGGTATGTGAATCTCCAGAGCCTAGCGCAGTTGTGACTAGGTTGAGAGATGAGGATCTGGACATGCTTGTCAAGGTCAGGGAAATCTCCACGGGAATGATTTCATACGAGAGAGCCAATAGGTTGATAGGGAAAACCTTTGGAGTCAAGATAGATGGTAAACTAGTTTCCATTGGAAGTTTCCTAGTTAAGTTACCGGAGGTATGGATCATAGGAGGAGTCTTCACATTGCCAGAGTATAGAGGAAGGGGTTACGCGGGAGAGATAGTGAAGGCAATGGCGTGGGAGGCTAGAAGCAACGGAGCTATTCCCCTGTTACATGTTAGGGAAGATAACATTCCTGCCATAAGGTCTTACTCCAGAGTTGGATGTAGGGAGATAAGGAGAAGATGGTGGTTAATCTGA